A single genomic interval of Gossypium raimondii isolate GPD5lz chromosome 11, ASM2569854v1, whole genome shotgun sequence harbors:
- the LOC105804559 gene encoding germin-like protein subfamily 1 member 7, translated as MKGVQFLVAFVLLALASKFVSASDPSPLQDFCVAINDTKDGVFVNGKFCKDPKLATAEDFFLPGLNIPGNTSNQVGSMVTPANVQQIPGLNTLGISLVRIDYAPYGGLNPPHTHPRATEILVVVEGTLSVGFVTSNTDNRLFTKVLYPGDVFVFPEGMIHFQFNIGSTNAVAFAALSSQNPGVITIANAVFGSDLAINPDVLAKAFQLDQNIVKQLQSRFWWDNN; from the exons ATGAAAGGTGTTCAATTCCTTGTAGCATTTGTCCTCTTGGCTTTGGCTTCCAAATTTGTCTCAGCTTCAGATCCCAGCCCTCTTCAGGATTTCTGTGTAGCAATTAATGATACTAAAGACGGTG TTTTCGTTAATGGCAAGTTCTGCAAGGACCCCAAGCTTGCAACCGCAGAAGACTTCTTCCTGCCTGGCCTCAACATTCCTGGAAATACATCAAACCAAGTAGGATCAATGGTCACTCCAGCCAATGTTCAACAAATACCTGGACTTAACACTCTTGGCATATCTCTTGTTCGAATTGACTATGCACCTTACGGTGGCCTAAACCCTCCTCACACTCACCCTCGTGCCACTGAAATTCTAGTCGTTGTGGAGGGCACACTTTCCGTCGGCTTTGTCACATCGAACACGGATAACCGTCTCTTCACCAAAGTCCTATACCCCGGAGATGTATTCGTTTTCCCCGAAGGTATGATTCACTTCCAGTTCAACATAGGGAGTACGAATGCGGTTGCCTTTGCTGCTCTCAGTAGCCAAAACCCAGGGGTGATCACCATTGCAAATGCAGTGTTCGGCTCTGACCTGGCCATCAATCCTGATGTTCTTGCCA